In Mytilus trossulus isolate FHL-02 chromosome 6, PNRI_Mtr1.1.1.hap1, whole genome shotgun sequence, a single window of DNA contains:
- the LOC134721744 gene encoding toll-like receptor 4, giving the protein MDFRKMMHTVLGLVCTAVYWLCVLVAATTKGPVDKRVTVNYTNKSLTEVPKNLSVHINVLILDQNEIQIIENGTFKNLSVLIKLTINNNKLIILQPSAFDGLDSLQTLELAGNKLNLSVFTPTLFRFIATLRVLDVSRNMNFSDRTSLTHYPDRAFATLINLEDFTIDLAPFPIFGPEFKKMENLQRLEFSHCQVREINNSTFSNFNSSVKYLYLWKCRHFVKVENGILEPFPHLKVLDISNTYMHPIQAFYLLKPLANSSMEIINFNHVNDESITTNSTYRYEVIITKDLMQYLKTICVEAIDVSNNNIIDFENGSLLTFDRPECLFEISLSKNRFSVFNGHQLNNTIQFFASTSNLWKFEYSYIPLSFINVTEHLDFNMSSIPNDRVITLPSSIKDVEMSHIFRTGEPVLWVIPENTSVRSFDVSFCQTVDQGKILAGSEIDYMDVTGIDSRVIFDTLHLHPLSNLRTLIIEHANLYITSKMQNNIFTFIPRTETLDISHNFLWELNLNIFEHMTMLSYLNLSNNLFRQIPLAITKITNLKELDVTNNLLTNINMSLLAHFTQLNEKHGFKLNLDNNALACDCTNTDFIRWLDKTNVTLDANGTYKCILKNSTEINTHHAALYFNDLYAGCNSKLWLKAVLGVFVAFIVIFLSFMLVYSFRWRISFYLYKRFRNMLEKGIAVNFKYDVFVFYPEGGLSWVKYVLIPKLERKWGLQMCIPDRDFNVGKPIADEIADNIEQSRHIIFFVTSSFKLDLWGEYAIERAKYHHFSQNLQKIIVITKDLESEEIPHELAVLWKDIALVEWPMNEKDLENTWNKLKLWLFLNQPN; this is encoded by the coding sequence ATGGATTTCAGAAAAATGATGCACACAGTTTTGGGCTTAGTCTGTACAGCTGTGTATTGGTTATGTGTACTCGTTGCAGCAACAACCAAAGGACCAGTAGACAAAAGAGTGACAGtcaattatacaaataaaagtttGACAGAGGTGCCAAAAAATCTATCGGTTCACATTAACGTTCTTATCCTTGATCAaaacgaaatacaaataatCGAAAACggcacttttaaaaatttaagtgTACTTATCAAACTAAcaattaataacaacaaattgaTAATTCTACAGCCTAGCGCATTCGATGGATTAGACTCATTACAAACACTAGAGCTAGCcggaaataaattaaatttatcagtGTTCACTCCAACACTTTTTAGATTTATTGCAACGTTAAGAGTGCTCGACGTCAGTAGAAATATGAATTTTTCTGACCGTACAAGCTTGACGCATTATCCAGATAGAGCGTTTGCTACACTAATAAACTTGGAAGATTTTACTATTGATCTTGCACCATTCCCTATCTTTGGACCGGAATTCAAGAAAATGGAAAATCTTCAAAGATTGGAGTTTAGCCATTGTCAGGTACGAGAAATTAATAACAGCacgttttcaaattttaactcAAGTGTTAAATATCTGTATTTGTGGAAATGTCGACATTTCGTAAAAGTAGAAAATGGAATACTAGAACCTTTCCCACATCTGAAAGTGTTAGATATATCAAACACGTACATGCATCCAATCCAAGCTTTCTATCTTCTGAAACCGTTAGCAAATAGTTCTATGGAAATTATCAACTTTAATCATGTAAATGACGAATCAATAACAACCAACAGTACGTACAGGTATGAGGTTATAATTACTAAGGACTTAAtgcaatatttgaaaacaatttgtgtGGAGGCTATCGATGTTTCAAACAATAATATTATAGACTTTGAAAATGGATCACTTTTAACATTTGATAGACCAGAAtgtctttttgaaatttcattgtCTAAAAATCGATTTTCAGTGTTTAACGGACATCAACTTaacaatacaatacagttttTTGCGAGTACCAGTAATCTGTGGAAGTTCGAATATTCATATATACctttaagttttataaatgtCACTGAACATTTAGATTTTAACATGAGTAGTATTCCAAATGACAGGGTCATAACATTACCATCTTCCATAAAAGACGTAGAAATGAGTCATATTTTCCGCACCGGTGAACCTGTATTATGGGTCATACCGGAAAATACAAGTGTAAGAAGTTTCGATGTATCTTTCTGTCAAACTGTTGATCAGGGGAAAATATTGGCCGGTTCAGAAATAGATTATATGGACGTCACAGGAATTGATTCAAGAGTAATTTTCGACACTCTGCATTTGCATCCACTATCAAACCTCAGAACGCTGATTATAGAACACGCAAATTTATACATCACAAGCAAGATGCAGAAtaatattttcacttttataCCAAGAACAGAAACACTTGACATTTCTCACAACTTCTTATGGGAGTTGAATCTTAATATATTTGAACATATGACAATGTTAAGCTATTTGAATCTATCAAATAATCTTTTTAGACAAATTCCTTTGGCGAtcacaaaaataacaaatctcAAGGAACTGGATGTGACCAATAACCTTTTAACCAATATAAATATGTCCTTACTGGCTCATTTCACACAGTTAAACGAAAAACACGGATTCAAACTTAATTTAGACAATAATGCACTTGCATGTGACTGTACAAATACTGACTTTATTCGATGGCTTGATAAAACTAATGTGACACTTGATGCTAATGGAACATATAAATGTATCCTTAAAAATTCAACAGAAATTAATACACATCACGCTGCATTATATTTCAATGATTTGTATGCAGGATGTAACAGTAAATTGTGGCTAAAAGCAGTACTCGGAGTGTTTGTGGCATTTATTGTGATTTTCCTTTCTTTTATGCTTGTTTACAGTTTCAGATGgagaatttcattttatttatacaaacgCTTTAGAAATATGCTAGAAAAGGGCATTGCTGTAAATTTTAAGtatgatgtttttgtgttctatCCTGAAGGTGGCCTTTCATGGGTAAAATATGTATTAATTCCCAAATTAGAAAGAAAATGGGGGCTTCAAATGTGTATACCTGACAGAGATTTTAATGTAGGAAAACCTATTGCTGATGAAATTGCAGATAACATCGAACAGAGCAGgcatataatttttttcgtaACATCTTCTTTCAAACTTGATTTGTGGGGTGAATATGCAATAGAAAGAGCAAAATATCATcacttttcacaaaatttacagaaaataattgttattaCAAAAGATTTAGAGTCAGAAGAAATTCCACACGAATTAGCAGTGTTGTGGAAAGACATTGCTCTTGTTGAATGGCCAATGAACGAAAAAGATCTTGAAAATACATGGAATAAACTCAAACTATGGCTTTTCTTAAATCAACCTAATTAA
- the LOC134721745 gene encoding meckelin-like has protein sequence MDDKCAKLFFLLNIFVVARCQSQYKAFENITDCKETGLFFQYYQTSSLKCLNCPEDSTSMTVSSDGLDCICNPGYYYTRNFGGGKVTCAKCPANEARSADGWGCVSCGTLGIVNGQCLTCGTRITPVERELNGVSKNPRECRPCTTNTWLNSAGTRCVRCTDYLKTAGNLTTCTCIDAQKADGLCLPSLPTLTNVLTTVPLTDGFAAQFSALLDKQLKASYLMCQENKNETACQTLGNMCALTFFEYEDTLQKTSACNLYKNIIRDNLADWKNFLPDMYFTRDGLIAQDGDRVLDDESITTTYTFDPPMNIKILAATYTQNGEFLGIDSVLGGKIQLCSDTTTRLNAAFVFGTYYSHSCSIPAIDLWDQTKYKPEFYDLFLDFELEDGRQIYPVPIKLNDYLHNRQEVNQESDSKDWHLVKRFFLVDNIATTGAATTAGAQPEYVRYMKSISMNLKLVGSTSTGQIFPPYISITYGTVSLVDAQQGASISTSFSVDYEYSTSQYRRDFQISVGTLSTLSIIYAGYRTWVWSKRAGKPAIDFQTIINFLFFASGSLANVFFVITFGIAFYFLTFFKGQNTVFLFHITGLAEREWLALFGSGFALKCLQMAHMIIMQCTADVFLIDWERPKHVVATSEKKTGSNVSIWRTYFVANEWNEIQTLRKINQIFQIFAVIFFLNVVGFENVATKDPDGRIIKDTTSYRAEDSTMFRYAIGASVYILVALCQWIFFTLIYERFVEDKVRQFVDLCSMSNISVFVMAHAQFGYYVHGKSVHGKADTNMGDMFDMMRREEEDLCGKRGLLPDTDQQTFMMALPRKLRVKYETVMLPVALEGSGAVGGAGKSKETIINTKTNAYNVVNKFLAGFVDHSLKDIDYVVKDKTLLESIMDTEFLDASEKGIFYNDDGHSFDRALFYGNESALVVFDTLLFCIIDLIFQNFVLAGVLTYLITELIAMARDSGGRMNLAKKTLVDQRFLI, from the exons ATGGACGACAAGTGCGCgaaattgttttttctattgaacatttttgttgttgcccGTTGTCAGTCGCAATATAAAGCTTTTGAAAACATAACTGATTGTAAAGAAACTGGGCTGTTCTTTCAGTACTACCAAACTTCTtcattgaaatgtttaaattgtCCAGAAGATAGTACTTCTATGACTGTTAGTTCTGATG GTTTAGATTGTATTTGCAACCCTGGTTACTATTATACAAGAAATTTTGGAGGTGGAAAAGTGACTTGTGCCAAATGTCCAGCTAATGAG GCTAGGTCAGCTGATGGCTGGGGTTGTGTGAGTTGTGGTACCCTTGGTATTGTTAATGGTCAATGTCTGACATGTGGAACCAGAATTACGCCAG TTGAAAGAGAGTTGAATGGAGTCTCTAAAAACCCAAGAGAATGCAGACCTTGTACAACAAATACCTGGTTAAATTCAGCAGGTACCAG atgtGTGAGATGTACAGATTACTTAAAAACTGCAGGAAACCTTACCACCTGTACTTGTATTGATGCTCAGAAG gCTGATGGTTTATGCCTTCCATCTTTGCCTACACTCACTAATGTCCTCACAACAGTACCACTCACA gaTGGTTTTGCTGCACAATTCTCAGCGCTTTTAGATAAACAATTGAAGGCATCATATCTTATGTGTCAAGAA aacaAAAATGAGACGGCATGTCAGACATTGGGTAATATGTGTGCATTGACATTCTTTGAATATGAGGATACTTTACAAAAAACTTCAGCATGTAACCTGTACAAGAATATTATACGGGATAATCTGGCTGACTG gAAAAACTTTTTGCCTGATATGTACTTCACACGAGATGGTTTAATAGCACAGGATGGAGATAGAGTACTTGATGATGAGTCTATTACTACTACCTATACCTTTGATCCTCCAATGAATATCAAGATCTTAGCAGCTACCTATACACAGAATGGAGAGTTCCTTGGCATAGACTCAGTACTGGGGGGCAAAATTCAGCTATGCTCAGACACCACTACTCGACTTAATGCAGCTTTTGTTTTTGGCACATATTACTCACATTCA TGTTCCATTCCAGCAATAGATTTGTGGGATCAGACCAAATATAAACCAGAGTTTTATGATCTGT TCCTTGATTTTGAGCTTGAGGACGGAAGAcaaatttatcctgtaccaaTAAAGCTTAATGACTACTTGCACAACAGACAGGAGGTAAATCAAG AATCTGACAGTAAAGATTGGCATTTAGTTAAGAGATTTTTCCTGGTGGACAATATAGCTACAACAG gAGCAGCAACAACAGCTGGTGCCCAGCCAGAATATGTTAGATACATGAAGTCTATTAGTATGAATCTTAAGTTAGTAGGAAGTACCAGTACAGGCCAGATTTTCCCACCATATATCTCTATCACTTACGGAACAGTGTCACTTGTGGATGCACAGCAGGGAGCATCAATATCG acatCATTTTCAGTTGATTACGAATATTCAACTAGCCAATACAGAAGAGATTTTCAGATTTCTGTAGGAACACTGTCAACCCTGAGTATTATCTACGCTGGTTACAGGACATGGGTGTGGTCGAAAAGAGCGGGAAAACCAGCTATTGACTTTCAGACGATCATCAATTTCTTGTTCTTCGCATCAGGATCTTTGGCTAACGTCTTCTTTGTGATAACATTTGGTATAGCATTTTATTTCCTGACATTCTTCAAG ggACAAAATACCGTTTTCTTGTTCCATATCACAGGATTAGCAGAAAGGGAATGGCTGGCATTGTTTGGGTCAGGATTTGCTTTAAAATGTCTACAAATGGCTCACATGATCATCATGCAGTGTACAGCAGATGTATTCCTAATTGACTGGGAAAGACCAAAACATGTGGTTGCTACCTCAGAAAAGAAAACAGGAAGTAATGTCTCTATTTGGCGTACTTATTTTGTAGCAaatgaatggaatgaaattCAAACATTGAGAAAAATTAATCAGATTTTCCAGATTTTTGCTGTTATTTTCTTCCTGAATGTTGTTGGGTTTGAAAATGTTGCAACAAAAGATCCAGATGGCCGAATCATTAAAGATACAACATCATACAGGGCTGAAGATAGTACAATGTTCAGATATGCCATAGGAGCATCAGTTTATATTTTAGTTG cACTTTGTCAGTGGATTTTCTTCACATTGATATATGAGAGATTTGTAGAAGATAAAGTTCGACAGTTTGTAGATCTTTGCTCTATGAGTAATATCAGTGTGTTTGTAATGGCACATGCCCAGTTTGGATATTACGTCCATGGTAAATCAGTGCATGGGAAAGCTGATACCAACATGGGAGATATGTTTGATATGATGAGGAGAGAGGAG GAAGATCTTTGTGGGAAGCGTGGACTTTTACCCGATACTGACCAACAGACATTTATGATGGCATTACCACGTAAATTAAGAGTCAAGTATGAGACAGTAATGTTACCTGTTGCTTTAGAG GGATCTGGTGCTGTAGGAGGTGCGGGGAAATCGAAAGAAACGATCATAAATACAAAGACTAACGCATATAATGTTGTCAATAAATTCCTTGCTGGATTTGTAGATCAT tCGTTAAAAGATATAGACTATGTGGTCAAAGACAAAACACTTCTAGAGAGTATCATGGACACAGAATTTTTGGATGCTTCAGAAAAAGGAATATTCTATAATG aTGATGGCCATTCATTTGACCGAGCTTTGTTTTATGGTAATGAATCAGCCTTGGTTGTATTTGACACACTATTATTCTGTATAATAGATCtgatatttcaaaactttgttCTGGCTGGTGTGCTCACATATCTAATCACAGAG ttaattgctatgGCTAGAGACAGTGGAGGAAGAATGAACCTGGCCAAGAAAACATTAGTGGACCaaagatttttaatataa